A part of Candidatus Moraniibacteriota bacterium genomic DNA contains:
- a CDS encoding LCP family protein gives MSISPQETQENTALSDTIHGATSLLTPILHRERLPLPGESDGRTNILLLGKANEKTAGQNLTDTIMIASFDFSRKRIALLSLPRDLYVEIPGTHTFTKLNALYQIDQNNKASAETIKQAVSNIIGLPIHAFATLDYDGFINIVNLVGGVSIYVEQDLFDSRFPGPNYSYETFSINKGWQDLDGATALKYVRERHSDPEGDFGRAKRQQAILSALKKKAFSLKILFNPFAVSNIINTLGDHIRTDLSLENMQSLIGLADDFDTTNIATAVVDAWKKDSLLRVSHVPVGPVAMFILLPRTGDWSETRELARDIFDLDKLKARQEAIEAEDAHVTLINQSDTPTLSARVARFLSENLHIQHVHIASTTHSTEDLPPRGGAPLDTSIIFRRGGTEAVYTTDEIATKLSLRIADPNNPPAGISFNESDDSSILIFLGNDIAKRLSFEEDTMDDIQNAEKDPAYQKQIDTALTSREK, from the coding sequence ATGAGCATCAGTCCACAAGAGACACAAGAGAACACAGCACTTTCCGATACGATTCATGGTGCAACATCACTCCTCACTCCCATTCTTCATCGTGAGAGATTGCCTCTCCCTGGCGAGAGTGACGGACGCACAAATATCCTTCTCCTTGGAAAAGCAAACGAAAAAACCGCCGGACAAAATCTCACCGACACTATCATGATTGCTAGTTTTGATTTCTCTCGAAAAAGGATTGCCCTTCTCTCACTCCCTCGCGATCTCTACGTCGAAATACCCGGAACACATACTTTCACCAAACTAAATGCTCTCTATCAAATAGACCAAAACAACAAAGCTAGCGCCGAAACGATAAAGCAAGCTGTCTCAAACATCATCGGACTCCCCATACACGCCTTTGCAACACTCGACTACGATGGATTCATTAACATCGTAAACCTGGTCGGCGGTGTCAGCATCTATGTCGAGCAAGACCTCTTCGACTCCAGATTCCCCGGACCAAATTACAGCTATGAAACATTCTCCATCAACAAGGGCTGGCAAGACCTCGATGGCGCGACCGCTCTCAAGTATGTGCGCGAACGACACAGTGACCCAGAAGGCGACTTCGGACGCGCCAAACGCCAACAAGCTATTCTCTCGGCTTTAAAGAAAAAGGCATTCTCTCTCAAGATACTCTTCAACCCCTTTGCCGTTTCAAATATCATTAATACACTTGGAGACCACATTCGTACCGATCTCTCCCTAGAAAATATGCAGAGCCTCATCGGACTTGCCGATGACTTCGACACAACAAACATTGCAACTGCCGTCGTTGATGCTTGGAAAAAAGACAGTCTCCTTCGAGTCTCCCATGTTCCCGTTGGTCCAGTAGCTATGTTTATTTTGCTCCCTCGTACAGGAGACTGGAGCGAAACACGAGAGCTTGCTCGCGATATCTTCGACCTCGACAAGCTCAAGGCTCGACAAGAAGCTATTGAGGCAGAGGATGCTCATGTCACCCTCATCAACCAGTCAGATACGCCAACACTCAGCGCACGAGTCGCTCGATTCCTCAGTGAAAATTTGCACATACAGCATGTACACATAGCGTCGACAACGCATTCAACAGAAGATTTGCCACCGAGAGGCGGCGCCCCGCTCGATACCAGCATCATCTTCCGCCGCGGTGGCACAGAGGCTGTTTACACAACTGACGAAATTGCCACAAAACTCTCCCTCCGCATAGCTGACCCAAATAATCCTCCTGCCGGTATCTCATTTAATGAGAGTGATGACAGCAGTATACTCATCTTCCTCGGGAATGATATTGCCAAACGCCTCTCATTCGAAGAAGATACCATGGACGACATTCAGAATGCCGAGAAAGATCCTGCTTACCAGAAGCAAATCGATACCGCTCTCACATCAAGAGAAAAATAA
- the lepB gene encoding signal peptidase I codes for MNDIEPSRSKNTDSYQETFDDEEVYGVGRFLWEIVKIVILALIIIIPVRAFFFQPFFVQGSSMEPNFHDGEYLVVGEFGYKETSVGFGGTNLLNVMPFKELHRGDAVVFRPPGITGQFFIKRVVGLPGETIEINNSHIIIKNAQAPGGFVLNERTYLLPSVETTGDRVLTLGDNEYFLLGDNRTASKDSRAFGPVSKDRITGKVMLRAWPFSRLTFF; via the coding sequence ATGAACGATATCGAACCGTCTCGCTCCAAAAATACCGATTCGTATCAAGAGACATTTGATGACGAAGAAGTCTATGGCGTTGGGCGATTTCTGTGGGAAATCGTGAAAATCGTTATTCTTGCGCTGATTATCATTATACCTGTCCGCGCCTTCTTCTTCCAGCCGTTTTTTGTACAGGGATCAAGCATGGAACCGAATTTCCATGATGGAGAATATCTCGTTGTTGGTGAGTTTGGTTACAAAGAGACGAGTGTCGGATTTGGCGGGACAAATTTGTTGAATGTGATGCCGTTTAAGGAATTGCATCGCGGCGATGCCGTGGTCTTTCGTCCGCCAGGTATCACCGGACAGTTTTTTATTAAGCGAGTCGTCGGACTGCCGGGCGAGACGATAGAGATTAACAATTCTCACATCATTATCAAAAATGCGCAGGCTCCGGGAGGATTCGTTCTCAATGAGCGAACATACCTTCTGCCATCCGTAGAGACGACAGGGGATAGGGTATTGACGCTTGGTGACAATGAATACTTCCTTTTGGGCGACAATCGTACAGCAAGCAAGGACTCTCGTGCCTTCGGCCCTGTTTCAAAAGATCGTATTACCGGCAAAGTGATGTTGCGTGCGTGGCCGTTTAGTCGTCTCACTTTTTTCTAA
- a CDS encoding histidine--tRNA ligase, with protein MSSTESSLKESSKKKSAPEKKSVATKEQKEPLLLQTLRGMRDILPDEQPYWERIRRLLASACQEFGFQRIDTPIAEYANLFIRSIGTGTDVIDKEIYLFETRGGDKAALRPELTASIARAYIEHGMQSLPKPVKLFSTGPLFRYDRPQEGRYREHWQANFDIFGESDAILDAQVFQIAARILTQLGLKNIEFQVNSIGTLEGRKEYRKILVRYLESQRHKLCQNCKDRLLLNPLRVLDCKEDKCVQVTANAPQSADYLDADSREHFKLLLEYLDELELPYVVNPRLVRGLDYYTKTVFEIYSTSTERNGKKASLGGGGRYDGLIKSLGGEQTPAIGFALGMDRLVLEMIRLGGKPYRESRPKVFLAQLGDCAKKKSLRVFSDLQKNDILVAESFGRGNLKAQLRAANRVAAEITVIIGQKEALDGTAIVKDMVSGTQEMVRQDKLVGAIKKILKGNVQINHNGNGK; from the coding sequence ATGTCATCCACTGAATCTTCACTAAAAGAATCTTCGAAGAAAAAATCAGCTCCCGAGAAGAAATCAGTCGCCACAAAGGAACAGAAAGAACCATTGCTTTTGCAAACGCTTCGCGGTATGCGAGATATTCTTCCCGATGAACAGCCGTATTGGGAGCGAATCCGTCGACTTCTTGCGAGCGCCTGTCAGGAATTCGGCTTTCAGCGAATTGATACTCCGATTGCCGAGTATGCGAATCTTTTCATTCGCTCTATCGGAACGGGGACGGATGTTATTGATAAAGAAATCTATCTCTTTGAAACGCGTGGTGGTGATAAGGCAGCCCTTCGACCAGAATTGACTGCAAGCATTGCTCGCGCCTACATCGAGCATGGCATGCAGTCCTTGCCGAAACCGGTGAAGCTTTTTTCAACAGGACCACTCTTCCGATATGACCGACCACAGGAGGGGCGCTATCGCGAGCATTGGCAGGCGAATTTTGATATTTTCGGCGAATCGGATGCCATTCTTGATGCGCAGGTGTTCCAGATTGCGGCTCGAATCTTGACGCAGCTGGGACTCAAGAATATCGAGTTCCAAGTAAATAGCATCGGGACACTGGAAGGTCGGAAAGAATACCGGAAAATTTTGGTGCGGTATCTCGAGTCTCAACGACATAAGCTGTGTCAGAATTGCAAGGATCGTCTTCTCTTGAACCCGCTCCGCGTTCTCGACTGCAAGGAGGATAAGTGTGTGCAAGTGACGGCAAATGCTCCTCAGTCGGCGGACTATCTTGATGCGGATTCGCGTGAGCATTTCAAACTTCTTTTGGAATATCTTGACGAGTTGGAACTGCCGTATGTTGTGAATCCGCGATTGGTGCGCGGACTCGACTACTATACAAAGACCGTATTCGAAATTTATTCGACAAGCACTGAACGAAATGGGAAGAAAGCATCTCTTGGCGGTGGCGGTCGCTATGATGGACTCATTAAATCACTTGGTGGTGAGCAGACGCCGGCAATTGGTTTTGCGCTCGGCATGGATCGGTTGGTTCTTGAGATGATACGACTCGGCGGCAAGCCCTATCGAGAATCGCGACCCAAGGTGTTTCTTGCGCAGCTTGGCGATTGCGCCAAGAAGAAAAGCCTTCGAGTGTTCTCGGATCTTCAAAAAAATGACATACTTGTGGCAGAGAGTTTCGGGCGAGGGAATCTCAAGGCGCAGCTTCGTGCAGCTAATCGTGTTGCCGCCGAAATCACGGTTATTATTGGGCAGAAGGAAGCTCTTGATGGAACGGCGATCGTCAAAGATATGGTAAGTGGCACACAAGAAATGGTACGACAAGACAAACTCGTTGGCGCGATCAAAAAAATCCTCAAAGGCAATGTGCAAATAAATCACAATGGGAATGGGAAATAG
- a CDS encoding histidine triad nucleotide-binding protein yields the protein MSTVFTKIIDREIPADILYEDNEVIAFRDIHPLAPVHVLVIPKREISSINDLNPDDALLVGKMVMVARDVARHLNISEKGYKLLFRVGRDGGQEIPHIHLHLIGGARLHEDIRLV from the coding sequence ATGTCGACTGTTTTTACCAAGATTATTGACAGGGAAATCCCGGCAGACATCCTCTACGAGGATAATGAGGTGATAGCATTTCGAGATATTCATCCACTCGCGCCGGTACATGTCTTGGTCATTCCGAAGCGAGAAATTTCTTCGATAAACGACCTCAATCCGGATGATGCTTTACTGGTGGGGAAAATGGTCATGGTTGCTCGCGATGTGGCGCGGCACTTGAATATTTCCGAAAAAGGGTATAAACTGCTCTTTCGGGTGGGGAGGGATGGTGGACAGGAAATCCCGCATATTCACCTGCACCTTATCGGAGGGGCTCGCCTCCATGAGGACATTCGCCTGGTTTGA
- a CDS encoding GatB/YqeY domain-containing protein: MTRLISAVHEDMKEAMRSGDSFRRDTLRFLESALKNAALEKRMSLSELSDEDVFVVLRRSVKQREDSARQYRAGNRDELAEKEEQEKSILAAYLPVAPDESVIREAVERAIAETGATSRKDMGKVMGLVMKSLANASGNDVRRITENLLGS, translated from the coding sequence ATGACAAGGCTCATATCGGCAGTGCATGAAGATATGAAAGAAGCGATGCGCTCGGGCGATTCGTTTCGCCGTGATACGCTCCGCTTTCTCGAGAGCGCTCTCAAAAATGCGGCACTTGAGAAGCGAATGTCGCTTTCCGAATTGTCCGATGAAGATGTATTCGTTGTATTGCGACGGAGTGTTAAACAGCGTGAGGATAGCGCTCGGCAATACCGTGCTGGTAATCGGGATGAGCTTGCCGAGAAAGAAGAGCAAGAGAAATCGATTCTCGCTGCCTATTTACCGGTTGCACCAGATGAAAGTGTGATACGCGAGGCCGTTGAAAGAGCGATCGCGGAAACAGGGGCGACATCACGAAAGGATATGGGGAAAGTTATGGGACTAGTTATGAAGTCGCTCGCGAATGCCTCGGGGAATGATGTTCGCCGTATAACAGAGAATCTCCTAGGCTCGTAG
- a CDS encoding diacylglycerol kinase family protein yields MNRTVRSFSFAARGFRYVLRGERNFQIELFVAGVVILGMLVFDLSVLERVALILCIAWVLTLELVNTAVERIMDVLQPRIHPYARIIKDVMAAAVLVSAGGALLVGLAIFIPRILNMFL; encoded by the coding sequence ATGAATCGGACCGTGAGAAGTTTTTCGTTTGCGGCGAGGGGGTTTCGCTATGTGCTTCGCGGCGAGCGGAATTTTCAGATTGAACTTTTTGTAGCAGGCGTCGTCATTCTGGGTATGCTTGTCTTCGACCTTTCCGTATTGGAGCGAGTGGCGCTTATTCTTTGTATTGCTTGGGTGCTGACGCTTGAATTGGTCAATACTGCCGTGGAACGAATTATGGATGTGTTGCAGCCACGCATTCATCCGTATGCTCGCATTATCAAAGATGTCATGGCGGCGGCGGTTTTGGTTTCTGCTGGAGGGGCGCTTTTGGTAGGACTTGCCATATTCATTCCAAGGATATTGAATATGTTTCTGTAG
- the ftsA gene encoding cell division protein FtsA: MGKSSCVVGLDIGSGTIRTVIAVPGKDRDIPRVVGVGSMPSSGVRRGSVVDMEGAIRALLESISRAEGMAGFTVDHAVVALGGHEVFFRETSGVVAVGKADGEVLEDDVNRVLEQARNSATLSPNQEILHIIPKQYRLDDEKNIKDPLGMSGVRLEVAALIIGDASQHTKNISRVLEQANISLEQFVVAPLAASEAVLGARERELGVALVDIGANTTSLAVFEESDLLHVKILPIGSGHITNDIAIGLRTSIDVAEEVKLRYGSALPGDIDHREDIDLAEINSTEDGAVSRRHVAEIIEARVEELFHYVDEELKAIGRSGLLPAGIVLTGGGAKLPGLVDLAKETLRLPAQIGYPKPLGGVLDRVDDPEFATAIGLILWAEANTDHVSGHSSWMATTKVHDVVSRTKKFLGKFLP; the protein is encoded by the coding sequence ATGGGAAAGAGTAGCTGTGTTGTCGGTCTTGATATCGGATCCGGAACTATCCGGACCGTTATTGCCGTTCCGGGAAAAGACCGTGATATTCCCCGCGTGGTCGGCGTTGGATCGATGCCGTCTTCGGGTGTTCGGCGTGGGTCGGTCGTTGATATGGAAGGGGCGATTCGCGCGCTTCTCGAATCTATTTCACGTGCTGAAGGAATGGCGGGGTTTACCGTGGACCATGCCGTTGTCGCGCTCGGCGGGCATGAGGTGTTTTTTCGTGAAACAAGCGGCGTCGTTGCTGTCGGGAAGGCAGATGGCGAAGTGCTGGAGGATGATGTGAATCGTGTGCTTGAGCAAGCGAGGAATTCGGCAACACTCTCTCCGAATCAGGAAATTCTCCACATTATTCCCAAGCAGTATCGCCTCGATGATGAGAAAAACATCAAGGATCCTCTGGGTATGAGTGGTGTTCGTCTCGAAGTAGCGGCACTTATCATCGGAGACGCTTCCCAACATACGAAGAATATCTCTCGAGTACTCGAACAAGCCAATATATCACTTGAACAATTTGTTGTGGCGCCACTTGCCGCGTCGGAAGCGGTTCTCGGTGCGCGTGAGCGAGAGCTTGGTGTGGCGCTCGTTGATATCGGTGCCAACACAACGTCACTCGCTGTCTTTGAAGAGAGTGATTTGTTGCATGTGAAAATTCTGCCTATTGGATCGGGGCATATTACGAATGACATTGCTATTGGTTTGCGCACATCTATTGATGTCGCTGAAGAAGTGAAGCTTCGCTATGGAAGCGCACTTCCTGGCGATATCGATCATCGTGAAGATATCGATCTTGCGGAAATAAATAGCACAGAGGATGGTGCTGTCTCGCGTCGACATGTTGCGGAAATTATCGAAGCGCGCGTCGAAGAATTGTTTCATTATGTGGACGAAGAACTGAAGGCGATTGGTCGGTCGGGACTATTGCCGGCAGGAATCGTACTGACGGGTGGTGGAGCGAAGCTCCCTGGACTTGTCGATCTCGCCAAAGAAACGCTTCGATTGCCGGCGCAAATTGGCTATCCGAAACCACTCGGCGGCGTACTTGATCGTGTAGACGATCCGGAATTCGCGACAGCAATCGGTCTCATACTGTGGGCAGAGGCAAATACCGATCATGTCTCTGGACATTCATCTTGGATGGCTACTACGAAAGTTCATGATGTTGTGAGTCGAACAAAGAAATTTCTCGGAAAGTTTTTACCCTAG
- the lepB gene encoding signal peptidase I encodes MKFSNVVPVLNNTCPHSLETRIVRGVSMEPLFLPGDTIKVSFGWYACHIPERDDSVLASFLGNESPILKRIRGIPDDAFGVSILPDGEGIFLVNNETLKNSLGVPYHLPPVRAELWKSYQEQFHGIVPPDSFLIFGEVATGSLDSSQFGFVERKNLLGKVWGR; translated from the coding sequence ATGAAATTTTCGAACGTTGTTCCGGTATTAAATAATACGTGCCCGCACTCTCTCGAGACGAGGATTGTTCGAGGGGTTTCCATGGAGCCGCTATTCCTTCCGGGGGATACGATAAAAGTTTCTTTTGGATGGTATGCTTGTCATATTCCTGAGAGAGACGATAGTGTTCTCGCTTCTTTCCTTGGAAATGAATCGCCAATCTTAAAACGTATTCGAGGGATTCCTGACGACGCTTTCGGTGTGAGTATTCTTCCAGACGGAGAGGGCATATTCCTGGTGAATAATGAGACACTGAAGAACTCACTTGGTGTTCCATATCATCTTCCTCCTGTTCGAGCAGAGCTCTGGAAATCATACCAGGAGCAATTCCATGGGATTGTTCCACCTGATTCCTTTCTCATATTTGGAGAGGTGGCGACAGGTTCTTTGGATTCGTCACAATTTGGCTTTGTTGAGCGGAAAAATTTGTTGGGAAAGGTGTGGGGACGGTAG
- the ftsZ gene encoding cell division protein FtsZ translates to MAEIKPAIETFAKIKVVGVGGSGCNAVSRMIEAKIKGVEFVVVNTDAQALHHSRASEKIHIGKNLTKGLGAGMNPEIGRQASEENRDEIQEVLKGADMVFVTCGLGGGTGSGAAPIVAETAKEIGALTVGVVTKPFAFEGAQRRAIAEEALRNMQERVDALITIPNDKLLSIIDRKTTLINAFRIVDDVLRQGVQGISDLITRPGIVNVDFADVRAIMEDSGSALMGIGIASGENRAMEAAKAAINSPLLDLSIDGAKGVLFNISGSSDVTMLEINEAANIITENIDPNAKVIFGAVSDDQVRKGEVQITVVATGFDNGRTVEDPFRKLSRVSAMKDDQHDNHRDVHDDRRVVRETVPVRETPVASTSFESVERTSQREESTDELTQPTEDPNGRMFPTRKLEPKMIIEEKIAPRTTPIHGDAKDDFSDEDDLEVPAFIRRKMKKN, encoded by the coding sequence ATGGCTGAAATCAAACCGGCAATAGAAACCTTTGCAAAAATAAAAGTCGTGGGCGTTGGCGGATCGGGATGCAATGCCGTCTCGCGCATGATCGAAGCGAAGATCAAGGGTGTTGAGTTTGTTGTTGTTAATACTGATGCGCAGGCGCTTCATCACTCGCGCGCGAGTGAAAAAATTCACATCGGAAAAAATCTGACCAAGGGGCTTGGCGCCGGTATGAATCCGGAAATCGGTCGGCAGGCGTCCGAAGAGAATCGTGATGAAATCCAGGAAGTCTTGAAGGGTGCCGACATGGTGTTTGTCACCTGTGGTTTGGGTGGGGGAACCGGATCGGGTGCGGCGCCTATTGTCGCTGAGACTGCCAAGGAAATCGGCGCACTCACGGTTGGTGTGGTGACAAAGCCGTTTGCATTCGAGGGCGCCCAACGACGCGCGATTGCCGAAGAAGCACTTCGCAATATGCAGGAGCGCGTGGATGCACTGATTACAATTCCAAATGACAAACTTCTTTCCATTATCGATCGAAAGACGACCCTCATCAATGCGTTTCGTATTGTGGATGACGTGCTTCGCCAGGGGGTGCAAGGCATATCAGATCTTATTACCCGACCAGGTATCGTAAATGTCGACTTTGCCGATGTGCGTGCGATTATGGAGGATAGTGGTAGTGCACTTATGGGTATCGGTATCGCCTCGGGTGAAAATCGTGCTATGGAAGCGGCAAAGGCGGCAATTAATAGCCCCTTGCTCGATCTTTCAATTGACGGTGCCAAGGGAGTCCTCTTCAACATCTCCGGATCGAGCGACGTCACGATGCTCGAAATTAATGAGGCGGCAAATATTATCACAGAAAACATCGATCCAAATGCCAAAGTCATTTTTGGTGCGGTTTCCGATGATCAGGTGAGGAAGGGTGAGGTGCAGATTACGGTTGTGGCGACCGGGTTTGATAACGGGCGGACGGTTGAGGATCCGTTCCGGAAGCTCTCTCGCGTCTCGGCAATGAAAGATGATCAACATGATAATCATCGGGATGTGCACGATGATCGTCGTGTTGTCCGTGAGACGGTTCCTGTCCGCGAGACTCCTGTAGCATCGACATCGTTTGAGTCAGTGGAGAGAACTTCTCAGCGAGAGGAATCAACTGATGAATTGACACAACCGACGGAAGATCCTAATGGAAGAATGTTTCCAACGCGGAAGCTGGAGCCAAAAATGATTATCGAAGAAAAGATAGCGCCTCGAACGACACCGATTCATGGTGATGCGAAGGATGACTTTTCTGATGAAGATGATTTGGAAGTCCCAGCTTTCATTCGGAGGAAAATGAAGAAGAACTGA
- a CDS encoding ComEC/Rec2 family competence protein, giving the protein MTVWHFERFFALVACVIVLLVLFFGSWFRASQVVSKWETLPDASVHLERAIIIDRVKQTEHAKQALLKPISCGESSCPSTRVLGTFPSFADIADGDVISLSCTLERPTSFTSDFDYPKVLAKDGVGSICRFPKEWKKEGVSGSIFARMIRETRTVVETVLERAIPEPESGLVLGLIVGGDGRLSKGIQDEFSRTGLSHIVAVSGYNVSIIAVIFINALIFFGLYRQQAFWGALIGIVFFTLLVGAPASAVRAAVMVSVALLATRMGRVGNPINGILFAAVGMLCINPLLLRYDIGFQLSFAATLGIFLVTPFALLSLRAGDVVATTLAAELFVLPIILFHFHALPALSLAVNVLVLPLVPLAMICGVFAFCFGGILPSLAAVFGFPAFLVSRAILEIIHFFASQPFASVSVASFGVGAVILWYGCIGTALVFLRRKFPTALSFR; this is encoded by the coding sequence ATGACAGTATGGCATTTTGAAAGGTTTTTTGCTCTGGTAGCATGCGTGATTGTACTTCTTGTTTTGTTCTTTGGATCGTGGTTTCGAGCGTCGCAGGTTGTATCGAAATGGGAAACACTCCCAGACGCATCAGTGCATCTCGAACGCGCCATCATTATCGATCGAGTCAAGCAGACAGAGCATGCGAAGCAAGCACTTCTGAAGCCAATTTCGTGCGGAGAGAGTTCTTGTCCCTCGACTCGAGTGTTGGGCACCTTTCCTTCTTTTGCTGATATAGCCGATGGCGATGTGATTTCTCTCTCGTGTACCTTGGAGAGACCGACATCATTCACGTCGGACTTCGATTATCCGAAAGTGCTCGCAAAAGACGGCGTCGGCTCTATTTGTCGATTTCCAAAGGAATGGAAAAAAGAAGGGGTGTCAGGAAGTATCTTTGCTCGCATGATTCGGGAAACTCGTACGGTAGTGGAAACGGTATTGGAGCGGGCGATACCGGAGCCGGAATCTGGACTCGTGCTCGGACTGATAGTCGGTGGAGACGGGCGATTGTCGAAAGGTATTCAGGACGAGTTTTCTCGCACGGGTCTTTCGCATATCGTCGCTGTTTCCGGGTACAATGTTTCGATTATCGCGGTCATATTCATAAACGCGCTTATTTTCTTTGGGCTGTATCGGCAACAGGCTTTTTGGGGCGCCCTTATTGGCATTGTGTTTTTTACGCTCCTTGTGGGTGCGCCAGCATCTGCGGTGCGGGCGGCGGTTATGGTTTCGGTGGCGCTTCTTGCGACGAGGATGGGCAGAGTGGGGAATCCGATAAACGGTATTCTCTTTGCGGCAGTTGGTATGCTGTGTATTAATCCGCTTCTTCTTCGATACGATATTGGCTTCCAGCTTTCTTTTGCGGCGACGCTTGGGATTTTTCTTGTCACGCCATTTGCACTGCTTTCTCTCCGGGCGGGAGATGTCGTTGCTACGACTCTTGCTGCCGAGCTCTTCGTGTTGCCGATTATCCTGTTTCATTTTCATGCGCTTCCAGCACTTTCGCTCGCGGTCAATGTGCTCGTTCTTCCATTGGTGCCACTCGCGATGATATGTGGCGTGTTCGCATTTTGTTTCGGTGGAATACTTCCGTCACTTGCTGCAGTGTTTGGTTTTCCGGCATTTCTTGTTTCGCGTGCCATTCTTGAAATCATTCATTTCTTTGCCTCTCAACCATTTGCTTCGGTTTCGGTGGCAAGCTTTGGCGTAGGGGCAGTAATTCTGTGGTATGGATGTATAGGCACGGCACTCGTCTTTCTTCGACGGAAATTCCCCACAGCGTTGTCATTTAGATAG
- a CDS encoding MBL fold metallo-hydrolase: MKVSTKIIGLVVLIVGVATIFLAIVIGVNGRPLARVAFLNIGQGDAILISYGSNQLLIDTGNDSRALLSELGRQLSPWDRTIEMVLLTHPDQDHVGAFPDLVSRYKVGILLSAELPNTSAIGRAIRKEVDAHGIRRIEPRAGFTITFASDMQIETLFPGRDFVSDPKNTNASSIVELLRVGKDTFLFTGDLPREETVLPAVDIRVLKVAHHGSKYSTSDSFLDRMTPEEAVISVGKNSYGHPAEDVLTRLSNHAIRTFRTDVSGTILYTCPVLPDASCQSP; the protein is encoded by the coding sequence ATGAAGGTTTCTACGAAAATAATCGGTCTTGTTGTCTTGATTGTCGGTGTTGCGACGATCTTTCTTGCGATTGTGATTGGTGTAAACGGAAGACCTCTCGCGCGGGTCGCATTTCTCAATATAGGACAAGGCGATGCGATACTTATCTCGTATGGTTCGAATCAGCTGCTTATTGATACAGGGAATGATAGTCGTGCCCTTCTTTCTGAATTGGGGCGACAGCTCTCTCCGTGGGATCGGACGATTGAAATGGTATTGCTCACGCATCCGGATCAGGATCATGTCGGAGCATTTCCCGATTTGGTGTCTCGGTACAAGGTGGGGATTCTCCTTTCGGCGGAACTTCCCAACACATCGGCGATTGGGCGGGCTATTCGGAAAGAAGTTGATGCGCATGGTATTCGAAGGATTGAACCTCGTGCAGGCTTCACCATCACCTTTGCTTCCGACATGCAAATCGAGACGCTTTTCCCGGGGAGGGATTTTGTGTCGGATCCGAAGAATACCAATGCGTCGAGTATTGTTGAACTCCTCCGTGTTGGGAAGGACACATTTCTTTTTACGGGCGATCTCCCTCGGGAGGAAACCGTGCTTCCTGCGGTTGATATTCGCGTGCTCAAAGTGGCGCATCATGGGTCGAAATATTCGACCAGCGATTCGTTCCTCGATCGTATGACGCCGGAAGAAGCGGTCATCTCAGTTGGCAAGAATTCCTATGGACATCCGGCAGAGGATGTTCTGACTCGTCTCTCAAATCATGCTATTCGCACGTTTCGTACCGATGTGTCGGGGACGATTCTCTATACGTGTCCGGTCTTGCCAGATGCTTCTTGTCAATCGCCGTGA
- a CDS encoding DUF1508 domain-containing protein → MKFKIKQNPREEFFWELVAGNGELICASEAYQSKESAVKAINLVKLESGRAEIVDTTVIFRRASGG, encoded by the coding sequence ATGAAATTCAAAATAAAACAAAATCCTCGGGAAGAATTTTTTTGGGAGTTGGTCGCAGGGAATGGGGAGTTGATTTGTGCGAGCGAAGCCTATCAATCCAAGGAGTCTGCTGTGAAAGCTATCAATTTGGTGAAATTGGAGTCTGGACGGGCAGAGATTGTTGATACGACGGTTATCTTTCGCCGAGCATCTGGTGGATGA